In Alteracholeplasma palmae J233, a single genomic region encodes these proteins:
- a CDS encoding AEC family transporter: MLESIIFTINQILPLLLVIGLGQLIFKLKIIDDNFIKQSNKYIFKAGLPIYLFFEIFNIASFNDINWWFIIYALGALIVIYLVGMIVVILTIKDRKQKAVVLQAAFRPNFGIIGVPLAKELGSLQASAHAAVLAAFLIPISNILSILSLSYYAPKDANNQSIKKVLLNIIKNPVIIGVLTGLVVLLLKPYLTFLQIDSTAPFLYKGIKMIASITTPFALLILGAGFRFKTNKVEGKSIVITVLLRNLISPVLILGITVLLHHYNILTFGEIGYPALIALSCAPSAVSTVSLAAQMKQDERLAGNIVVWTSIISIFVIVTVTMIFKYSGLI; this comes from the coding sequence ATGTTAGAAAGTATTATCTTTACCATAAATCAAATATTACCCTTATTATTAGTCATCGGATTAGGACAATTAATATTTAAACTAAAAATCATTGATGACAATTTTATTAAACAAAGCAATAAATATATTTTTAAAGCAGGGCTACCTATTTATTTATTTTTTGAAATATTTAATATTGCTAGCTTTAATGACATTAATTGGTGGTTTATTATATATGCATTAGGAGCTTTAATAGTTATTTATCTTGTAGGAATGATAGTAGTTATCTTAACAATAAAAGATAGAAAACAAAAAGCAGTAGTTTTACAAGCAGCCTTTAGACCTAATTTTGGAATTATTGGAGTACCTTTAGCAAAAGAACTTGGCAGTCTTCAAGCAAGTGCTCATGCAGCAGTTTTGGCAGCCTTTTTAATACCAATTTCAAACATTCTATCGATATTATCATTATCTTATTATGCCCCAAAAGATGCTAATAACCAATCAATTAAAAAAGTCTTATTAAATATTATTAAAAATCCAGTAATCATTGGTGTACTTACAGGGCTTGTTGTTTTATTACTGAAACCCTATTTAACTTTTTTACAGATAGATTCAACGGCGCCTTTTTTATATAAAGGTATAAAAATGATAGCTTCAATTACAACACCGTTTGCTTTACTGATATTAGGTGCAGGTTTTAGATTTAAAACTAATAAGGTTGAAGGTAAGAGTATTGTTATAACTGTTTTATTACGAAATCTAATCTCTCCTGTTTTAATCTTAGGGATAACTGTTTTATTACATCATTATAATATTTTAACTTTTGGTGAAATAGGATATCCAGCATTAATTGCTTTATCTTGTGCTCCGAGTGCCGTATCAACAGTTAGCTTAGCAGCTCAAATGAAACAAGATGAAAGGTTAGCAGGAAACATCGTTGTATGGACATCTATTATTTCAATATTTGTGATCGTGACAGTCACAATGATATTTAAGTATTCAGGTTTAATTTAA
- a CDS encoding adenylosuccinate synthase, with product MIKAIVGANWGDEGKGKVVDMYANNYDIVIRYQGGSNAGHTIINDYGRFALHQMPSGAFSKDTINVIGNGVALHVPNIIKEINELKEKRITPNLVISDKTTLLLKYHILFDTYEEERLKDKGFGSTKSGIAPFYSDKYLKIGIRVHDLFNDTILKEKVKNICSIKNPILKNLYHKPLLSENELLDELYQYKELLSPYIKDTVKFMHDAIKNNKNILLEGQLGALRDPELGIYPYVTSSSTLAGFASVGVGIPPHKIESIVAVTKAYSSCVGAGPFVSEIFGEEAQELRLRGGDKGEFGATTGRPRRMGWFDCVATRYGATIQGATEIALTCLDVLSYLENIPVCIGYEVNGVLSKDFDIATLDIAKPVLTYLKGWKKDIRGITDLSLLPKEALEYIAFLENEIGVPITIISTGPKRSETIFK from the coding sequence ATGATAAAAGCAATTGTAGGCGCCAACTGGGGCGATGAAGGTAAAGGTAAAGTTGTAGATATGTATGCTAATAACTATGATATTGTTATTAGATACCAAGGTGGTAGTAATGCTGGGCACACAATTATTAATGATTATGGTAGATTTGCTTTACATCAAATGCCATCAGGCGCATTTAGCAAGGATACTATAAATGTTATCGGAAACGGTGTTGCATTACATGTTCCAAATATTATCAAAGAAATAAATGAACTAAAAGAAAAGAGAATTACTCCTAATTTAGTCATTTCAGATAAAACTACGCTTCTTTTAAAATATCATATTTTATTTGATACTTACGAGGAAGAACGTCTAAAAGATAAAGGATTCGGATCAACTAAATCTGGGATTGCTCCATTTTATTCAGACAAATACTTAAAAATAGGTATCAGAGTACATGATTTATTTAATGATACAATTCTAAAAGAAAAAGTCAAAAATATTTGTTCAATTAAAAATCCTATTTTAAAAAACCTATATCATAAACCTTTACTAAGTGAAAATGAACTACTAGATGAACTCTATCAATACAAAGAATTACTCTCTCCTTATATTAAAGATACTGTTAAATTTATGCATGATGCCATTAAAAATAATAAAAATATTTTACTAGAAGGTCAGTTAGGTGCCTTAAGAGATCCTGAACTAGGTATTTATCCTTATGTAACTTCTTCATCTACTCTTGCTGGTTTTGCAAGTGTTGGCGTCGGTATTCCCCCTCATAAGATAGAAAGTATTGTTGCAGTAACAAAAGCCTATTCTTCTTGTGTTGGTGCTGGTCCTTTTGTAAGTGAAATTTTTGGTGAAGAAGCTCAAGAATTACGACTTCGTGGTGGAGATAAAGGTGAATTTGGGGCAACTACTGGTAGACCACGTCGTATGGGCTGGTTTGATTGTGTTGCCACTCGCTATGGGGCAACCATCCAAGGTGCAACCGAAATCGCATTAACATGCCTAGATGTTTTAAGTTACTTAGAAAACATTCCTGTTTGCATTGGATATGAAGTAAATGGTGTTTTATCTAAAGACTTTGATATTGCGACGTTAGATATTGCTAAACCTGTTTTAACTTATTTAAAAGGGTGGAAAAAAGATATCAGAGGTATTACAGATTTATCTTTACTTCCTAAAGAAGCATTAGAATATATTGCATTTTTAGAAAATGAAATCGGTGTTCCAATTACTATCATTTCTACAGGACCAAAAAGGTCAGAAACAATCTTTAAATAA
- a CDS encoding RrF2 family transcriptional regulator translates to MKFNQQYGVALHILSYMDLNKDKEHTSISLSESVNTNPVVIRRILSKLAKAGLVLTKRGVSGITLLKEGNEITLLEVYCAIEPNSVFNLHPNPNRFCPIGAKMNDAIDEVLVNATNSLEQSLKQYYVSDISKKVTEKIKEEN, encoded by the coding sequence ATGAAGTTTAATCAACAATATGGTGTGGCTTTACATATATTAAGTTATATGGACTTAAATAAAGATAAAGAACATACTTCAATTTCATTGTCTGAAAGTGTTAATACAAATCCTGTAGTGATTAGAAGAATCTTATCTAAACTAGCTAAAGCAGGATTAGTTCTAACTAAAAGAGGGGTATCCGGAATCACTCTTTTAAAAGAAGGCAACGAAATTACTTTGTTAGAAGTGTATTGTGCAATTGAGCCTAATTCAGTTTTCAATCTTCACCCTAATCCAAATAGATTTTGTCCAATTGGGGCTAAAATGAATGATGCGATAGATGAGGTTTTAGTGAATGCTACAAACTCACTTGAACAAAGTTTAAAACAATATTATGTCAGTGACATATCAAAAAAAGTAACAGAAAAAATAAAAGAGGAGAATTAA
- a CDS encoding NADPH-dependent FMN reductase — translation MLKIGIISLSVREGRNAVAVSKWVLEQSKKRKDAEFELVDLYDYKLPLLGLTPTAQEGKTIKAWQDKMASFDAYIFVTPEYNHSYPGAFKNASDYLKPELQNKVVGYVGYGGLGGIRAIEAHRLVAAEQGLASVQRTVNFMLMSDFVDFAEFKPAAYHEPIAQEMFDQVILWGNALKTVR, via the coding sequence ATGTTAAAAATAGGAATTATTAGTTTAAGTGTTAGAGAAGGAAGAAATGCAGTAGCTGTTTCAAAATGGGTTTTAGAACAATCTAAAAAAAGAAAAGATGCAGAATTTGAATTAGTTGATTTATATGATTATAAATTACCATTACTTGGATTAACTCCAACTGCTCAAGAAGGAAAAACAATTAAAGCTTGGCAAGATAAGATGGCTTCATTTGATGCATACATCTTTGTTACACCAGAATATAATCATTCATATCCAGGAGCATTTAAAAATGCCTCAGATTATTTAAAACCAGAATTACAAAATAAAGTAGTTGGTTATGTAGGATACGGTGGTTTAGGTGGAATTAGAGCAATCGAAGCTCATAGATTGGTTGCTGCTGAACAAGGATTAGCTTCAGTACAAAGAACAGTTAACTTTATGTTAATGTCAGACTTTGTTGACTTTGCTGAATTCAAACCAGCTGCGTACCATGAACCAATTGCCCAAGAAATGTTTGATCAAGTAATTTTATGGGGAAATGCTTTAAAAACTGTAAGATAA